The nucleotide sequence gccttcaacggcaaagactatagagtgacgagtagcagggccagagagatactgagactacaggagcagcctgtaaggatgcatgaggtttgctatggacatcaggagcctcctaggcgtcctcatggagggttggtgccccctacagacttagtgcgccattgcttcaaggagccgtttggtgaggggtcgagcaggaaccccagtgacttgactcctatagcgaggatactagaggccatcatcagaaggacattgcttcccaggttgggatacagggagggcctgactcgcttacagctctggcttctcaatgccattatgcagatgacagtgtttgacatctaggacctccttctttcagagatggaggatactatagctgagggattcaagggtcgcaggcagcttccctatgctcactggatcacgtttctcatccgcagagttgtgattgataagccccctggcatgatggatgagtatacaggtgccactatggAGTTctcagcttacaacctgtcatagaggatcagacacgccactcctccggcacccagacagcctagccatcgtcccgatgtgccagagtccgtagctcaacaggacgagatcatcagagggattgcagccactgaggaggcagagctagaggcatagcaggaggtgagtgagtacagtgatagctccgacgacgactaccagcctatacctcagatgcctccacgcagacacgatgcagaggcaggtagctccagttctgctccaccagctccacagacagaccccgctctcattgctattcttaagcggatgcagcaggatcagacacgacaggcacaggagactgctacaaacttcgcacagtttcaggctcgtcaggacgagtttcagcggcagcagcagctccttcagcaccagcagttacttatgcagcagcagctcatgggattcatgcagcatgtagtgacagccattgggatcccactgccacagacttcgccccagcttgcacagcctcctaccacttcgacgactccagcagtacagcctatcgggcttcagagtcagggacagcctccagctcagtttccgtcacctcctgtacaggtgtcccagtggttagcctcacctagtgtagccccgcagttcactccttatcacacgggtttctcaccagagcagacgtcctcactattcatgcctgagtcgtcagtctccaggagtcttggagcatctttcagtgagttgaccggcatgcctactccacctcacatgcatactgccggtccgtctatagcagctccagctatcatgactacttagaggctcccctcgtctgtcgcctcgtcagatcctatgacagacatacttgcagcttcacaggcagcaccagctcagacccagaccgcttcagcgacacttcctgcttcagagggtcagtcagctcagagcttagggtcagatgatgatggcgcccagttccatcttgctccacgtacttcagcgcctgactcgtccgctgtagccccgccgtccgacccttaggttttggtgtttgacgccaaagggggagagggtttgagtatgtagacttagggggagcgagtttcagggggagctagttatctagtattagcttattatatacatttggagttttattggtgtgatacactattacttatgcattcgtgtgtttactttcatgcatactattatatctatgtgattgtgatatttgacatgtgtgatttctactttgcattttctatatgtcatatcacttgtggaatgctcatttgcttttgcttccgcgtttacactTCGAAGCAAATAAGCTTTGTTATTGGTACTCATGctcaattcatatcctttgagtacattgttttggcttgggtcatataagcttgactaactcttttgttcttattgacaaaagcttatatgaaccaagcccgtcaaaaacctcactccataacatactcgaggtggtattgtcatcaatcaccaaaaagggggagattgaaagcatctaggcccctagttggatttcggtgattaatgtcaatacaagattactatgactaacgtgtgttttgcagaggcaattaagttaggtcatggtaatggagatcgattgggcaatcgaggttgtcatgcccctatgatggaaatcgtttcggttttcaaaggatggacgacaaggttaaggataactagttctaagtgtcaattggagttggagagacacttagagtagtttaggactttgtttttcctttggccgtactatgaaggggggtatgaacgggtagcttgacctagttgagtctagtgagttaggtgtggtgcacacttattaaaactagctctaggtagctcctatgaatgcctaagatcctttggagcaaacttcattcacatatgttcggaagttggaagtgaatggagggtcaaatactgaccggacgctggctccggtgcgaccggacgctggccgcagggtccggtcagttcatttgactatgaagatcaagtctggtgtgaccggatgctgggaggtcatgtgaccggacgctgagggccagcgtccggtcgactccagtaagggtccagacttggaaaagagtgaccggacgcgtccggtcagtgtgaccggaccctgagtatccagcgtccggtcgtttacagtaagcatccaagagcgaccggacgcgtccggtcggtactgactggaccctgacagcgtccggtcatcacttgaatgctggttcgcgggttgaactgaccggagcgtccggtcatcacgaccggagcgtccggtcatcccgcagaagctcataacggttcgtttttcaggctggcttataaatagaagctccactcgtgagtggagcatcttttgctcattccaacagctgagaaacacgtttgtgagtgccaagaagagcaaggtcctagtgaggtgtttgtgatttgagaatccaagagagtagcctcactagcaaatcaagagtagcaaagtgtgcatccatcttctcattaggcttcgcatggtcaagtgagagttcgtgcttgttactcttggtgatcgccatcacctagatggcttggtggtgattgggagtttggtgttcacccgacggagcttgtgggtgacccaactcaagttgtgagcggttttgggtgattcgccgcgacggagtgtcgaagaatcaacccgtagagagcacttgatccttgcgcggatcaagggggagctacacccttgcgcgggtgctccaacgaggactagtggggagtggcgactctccgatacctcggcaaaacatcgccgcgtttctctctctctctctatttactttgagcacttactttgagcaattcaatacttgtcttcatttccataagaattgcttgctagagtaagtttggaacttaggttgagaggttgttgtgcattagtttgatataaacacttttctaggcacaaggggttaattgggctatccgtaggatttgtttattgcaagaaaatttagaattagcccaattcaccccccctcttgggcatcttgatcctttcaactgcCTTCTGACGTGACCCTTTCTGGAGTCGCGCAGGCGTCAGCGCGCCGCACGCGGTGCAGGAGACATGTGCCGACGATGCCCTGGCTCAGCCCATACGCTACTGCTCACCTCTGGCGTTGGACGCGATGCTCTCTGAGACGGCACTGTGCACGCCGCGAAAAGGTGTCAGCTCCTGCAGTAGGCGTGCCCACTCCATCGCCCACGCGGTGCCCTGCAGTCTCATAGTAGGCGTtgtgggctctgccgcgccacggatcagggcacgGCACtatcgcgccaagatcggtggcgcggcaggccctgtcacgtcagcggtcagcgattccggttgccgccacgtcagcccgtgATGGCGCGGCACATGCATTTGGCCGcgctagggcaataggcgcggccaaaagtgttagttttaaaaaaacccgacagtgttagatttaaaattagtttttaaaagtgttaaaattaaaaaaaaatcccacaCGTCGCCAAGCCGGGAGCCTTCCCCACCCACGACGAGATGCAGAAGCAGCAGAGATGGTCGCCCTCGTCCGCCTTCCCCACCCTCGGTCTCGGGCACCTTGCTTCCACCCATGCACGCCGGAAGAAGTAACAACAGCAGAGGATGGCACCCTCACCTCCCCCTTCCGTACCCGCTTCCCCGACCACCTCACCTCAGCCTTTCACACCCTCGACCTTGGTCACCTCGCCTCCGCTCGCGCGCGctggaagaagaagcagcagtaGAGATGGCGCCCTCGCCTCCGCCTTCCCCACCCTCGGCCTCGACCACCTCACCTCCACTCACGCGCgccccaagaagaagaagaatcagcAACAGAGATGGCGCCCTCGCCTCCGTCTTTCCTACCTGCTTCCCCGGCCACCTTGCCTCCGCCCTCGCgtcgaaagaagaagaagaagcaataGCAGAGATGACTGCCCTCGCCTCCGCCTTCCCCACCCACTTCCCTGGCCACCTCGCCTCCACCTGCTCACGCCGAAAGAAGAAACACCAACAACTGCAGAGATGTCATCCTCGTCGCCTCCTCCGTGGCCTCCCGCGCGTGCGCCTCTATGTGGCCTATTCGACCACCGGCGATGGGGAACTCCAACACCAGTAGCGTGTCCTCTTGTGTCCTCTGTGAAGACGTTCTTCGCTGCACTAGCCAAAGACGTTCTTACCTTCAAAGACCATCCTTCATCATTCTTACGgaccaaaaagattgactcatttGGATGGCCAAAATCTTTCCACACCATGGCAGCATAAAGGCTCCCACAAAACTTATGGGCTCATCTTACAAGACCATGTACAAGAAAAGCTCTGACAACAAGGTGGTCGATGCACTCTCTTGAATTTCCAAGGCTTCACCTTATGAGATATCTGCTCTTTCTGTGTTATCAAGCCTTTATGATTGCAAGATATTTGAGTAGTTTATACTCAAGACCCCAAGCAGTCAAGTTGTTGTCAGTGTTATCCATCTCATCTCCTGTGGGTCATTATCCCCTCCAAGATGGTTTTTCAGTCATAGGACATTGTACATTATATTGTAAAATTATATTTGTAAAGAACTTTTGGTAATGCAAGTTGAGAGAACATTTTTTTCAAGAGAAAACGTCAACAAACAGAAGACATTTTTTTTTGGGAAACACCGGAAGACAAAAGTTAGAAAGCTAACTTTTAAGAAAAACATAAAAGTTACAGCATGcctaaggacttgtttagatgTAGTCGAATTCATCTTAATTCATATGTGTTAAAGTGATTGAGGTGTAAATCTCTAATATACTCCAACACATATAGATTACCATAGACTAGAGATTACCATTAGCATCAGGACCTAACATTTTTTTACAAGTTAAACGCGTGTTCCGAAGTGAAATTCACTTCGTCCACATTTTCCTCCGTCCCCTTTTCACCACAGTACTACGTGCATTAACACTGCTGTGTATCTGTATGTTTCACGAGTTCAGTTATTTAGCCAAGGGATTCTCTAAAATCACACCAAGGTCCTTCCAATCTTTGCTGAAAACACCCATGGGGAACTCATTATTACACGCGTCTTGCTTTTACTTCATCGTCGTCGCTGACGCAGACTCGTCCCTGTTTCTCTGAAACGAACCAAACAGCCACTGCAGATCCGAGCACTCTTCCGTCCTCCCGGGCCACGGCGAtcaccgccgccgcggcgccgcccaTATCCACAGCAGAGCCACTCGCCCGGTAGCTTCACCTCGGCCGCGCGTGGGGCGGCCATGGAGGACTACCCGGAGGAGCTGCGGACGCCGCCGGTGTCGCTCGTGTCCATCGTGGGGTGCCCAGAGCTGCACCCCTCGATCTCGGCGGCACTCAGCTCCCAGCAGCCGCCCATGAACACACTGGCCCTCCCGGACTTCGCCAAGGCCTCCATCCTGGCCCGCAGCGGTAAGCCCCGCGGCCCTCTCGCACCGCCGCAACCCCCCGCGGGAATCCTCAAGAAGGACTGGCTCCTTAAGCATCGCACCCGCGTCCCGGTCGCCGTCGCTGCGCTGTTCCGTGCCGACCAGGTCTCCGGCGACCCCGCCCAGTGGCTCCAGGCCTGCTCCGATCTCGAAAACCTCAAGTATGTTATCTGAATCGCTGCGTTGTTGATCCCAAATTGACTTTGCACGGTCAGAGATTTAGTTACGAGTCTTAAGATGCAAAATGGACAACTTATCAACCATTTGGGACTTAGGAAACACCACCCACAATTTATTGACAACAGCTAGTATAACCGAAGTTGACGCCAAGTAATTTTTGTTTGTCGCACAGGTCTGCAATTCAGGGGAAAAACACTAAATTAGTGGTGGTCCTTGTGCAGGATCAAGCTAGTGGTAAGTACCGACTTAGATAATTTTTGGTCTTCTCTTCTCTCTATGCAGTGACTAGTAGACTGATTATCTCTAGGTAGTTGGATGCCAACTATGGTGAAGGTTTTAAGTTGCACCTAATAATATTTTTTGCAGATGAGCTGAGTGAGGATGTAACTGTTGCCTTGAGGAAACGTGCAGAAATCGATTCCAAGCACTTGGTTGTGTTGGTTGAGCACGATGAATCAGAATGGAACAGATCTCTGAACAAGTCTGTAACTTTTCTTTTCCTGTGTTTTTACTGTTGCACTTTGTAGAACAATCCTAACCATTTTCTATGCCAAATTCTTTGGAGGTGTGGGTGATTGTAATATTCTGTATCTGCAGATTGAAGAATGTGTTTGCGGAGTTATGTGCAGCATTCTATAAAGAGGAAGGGCGAAGGATAAAGGCTCGCATTGAGAAAACAAACTTTGCTTCTGTCGAGCTGAGCATCCGGTACTGCTTCAAGGTAAGGACCTCTCTCTCCTTCAATTTAGTGCTATTAATCATTCTAGGTGCAGTGTAAAAGCATGGAAGCATAGATAATTTTGTTCGCATTTGGTTGGTAATTTGATTAATCTCTTTCCCACTTTGTTCTGATCTATCCATTTGCTCCATTATTCTAATGCATCAGGTTGCTATTTATGCGGAGTTTAGAAGGGATTGGCCAGAAGCATTGAAGTTCTATAAGGAaggtgttcgtgttttgcgtgAGGTCTGATCACATCCCTTATCCTTAATCAACAAGTGGCATACTGAATCAATTATCTCATAAATAAAAGACAAACTATGGCTATCATAAATCCAAAAAAGCTCACTGTTAGCTGATCCGCCACTGTTTCTTAAGCAATTTCTATTGGCTTTGCATCATccattgataataatgtgcttataTTTAGATGATTGGAACTTCGACAAGGTTGCCTCCAACCCAACGCCTAGTTGAGATAAAAGCAGTTGCCGAGCAATTTCACTTTAAGATATCAACCTTGCTACTTCATGCTGGGAAAGTGGTAGAAGCAATCACATGGTTCTGTAAGCATATCAGAAGCTATGAACGGGTTGTTGGAACACCAGAAGTTGCTTTTCTTCACTGGGAGTGGTTTAGCAGGCAGTTCCTCGTCTTTGGTGAGCTGATAGAAACAACATGTACAACTATTCCAGATACATTATCTCCTCGATTTGGCACTGCAGACAATGCATTGACTGAGTGGGAATTTCAGCCAGCATACTACTATCAGGTTCAACCTACATCTTTGCACAACACTACGATAGACACTCCATTTACTCAATTGTACTAACAATTGACTTCTCATACATTTTCTTCTGACAGTTAGCGGCAACTTACTTGAGAGAGAAGAGGTATGCCATCGAATGCTCATCATCAATGGCTAACCTTACAACAGAAGCTAATGGAGTACCTGAGTCAGTAATGCCTTCTGTATATGTTGGCCAATATGTCCGCTTGTTTGAGCAAGGAGATACAGTTAGTGTACTACCGTAAGCTCCTTGATACTTGTTTTCAAAAAGTTATAACATATTCTTTATACGAATATGAATATGAATAGTTATACCTCAATCTGGTTGCAGCCTTTCTGATACTGAATACACCAGCTATGCTTTGTCAGAAGCTGAAAGGTTTCAAGATTCTTATGAGATAATAGCATTGTTCAGAAAAGCTTATGAATCATTTCAGAGCCTAGGTGCTACAAGAATGGCTTCTGCCTGTAGCGGTGGAATGGCCATAGAATATTACGCAGCTGGGGATTTTAGCAATGCAAAACAGCTTTTTGATAGTGTTGCTGGTCTATACCGCCAAGAGGGTTGGACCACTTTGCTCTGGGAGAACCTAGGATACTTGAGAGAGTGCTCAATGAAACTTAATTCTCCAAAGGGTTTTATCAGTTATTCTCTAGAGATGGCTGCATTACCATTATTTTCTGGTAGTGGAGAGGAGaatcgagaaaaaaaaattaagagCGGGCCTGCAGGTTCCCCTACCATTTCCAGGAGAGAGAATATACAGCAGGAAGTTATTAATGTTTTAGAAAGAAAACAGTCATCAGAAGGAACCGATGATGGATTTAATAATGCAATGGAAGAAGTTACTCACCTTGATATTGATCAGATAAGTCCGCTAAGAATGGTGCTTACTGCATCTGTTGCTTTTCATGATCAATCTGTAAAACCTGGTTCACCTCTGCTTGTCAGCGTGTCACTCTTATCTCATCTTCCTTCTCCAGTTGTGGTTGATCAGTTGGAGGTTCAGTTCAATCAATCTGACTGTAACTTTGTGATACATAGTACACGGGAAGATTCTCCTCCTTCAGATTCAAATTTGCATGACCAAGTTGTTCAAGATACTTCTCTTACACTCTTCACCAATAGATGGATGCGGTTGACACATGAAGTAAAATCAGGTACTGTCGGTATATATACTTGTCATGATCAGGAACCTTGACAATACTTCATTTCATTAAGTGTTCATCCACTCGTGTTACTGTGTTAGCATCTATTGTAAATTAAATTGTGCTGGTTGCCTGGCCCTGTATTTTATGTAATACATGAGCTAGGAGCTCCATGTGGGGGACCTGGATTAGCAAAAGCCAGATACTTTATGTATTTTAGCGTTAAAGAAAATCAGAAAGcccaaaaatattattttagccaAAACCATTTCTTTTGGGATGTTATTGACATGCCAAGGGAAGGATAAAAATTCTATGGAAATCACCACTAGCCAGGGAATCTGGGAAAGTAAATATAATGTCAACTGAAGAGAAAGATCTAATCCTTAGGTTATTCTCAAATGAGagttttttcttaaaaataaaataGCATGCTCCATACCCATGGCATATTATGGATTCATGATAAATACATAGTGTTATGATGTTATTGATGTATCCTGTGACATGTATGATAAAAAAGTGTATCATCTATATTTTTATCAAACACGCAGGAGGTCTGCACAGCTTTGTATTAGAGATAGGAAAGAAAGAACTGGTCTCTTACAATCTCCCAAGGGGCAAAACTCAATAGAACACACACAGACACACACCATGCACACCGCCACAcgggcactcagcaaaaaaaGCTCGCCACTTAAACAAGAGAGAAATGACCAGGGATACATGCAGGGGTCCTCCCAACTTTCTAGCATCTGCATTAATTAGTGCTGCACCTTATGATAGATTTCATGCAGAACTGAGCTTATATTTGGAGTACTTGAACATGTGATATGATGTATGCATATACTGAGGACAAAGACTTAACATTATTGTATAACAATGAAAAAAGTTGGAGGAAATAGAGTAACTATTAGTAGCTAGTTTCAGCTTTAGCGGCTCGGCGATCGCCGCGGGCGAGGCGTGGGATCTAGGCAGGAAGTTGGAGCTGCTCTTTGCGGAGCCGTtgagctcggcaacgatgacctgtTGCAGCCTCCTGCTTCGGGCCCGTTGGTCTAGCATCTTAGGATGGGTCGTCGGTGTTTTGCcatgggaagtcggagctgctggctGCTTTGCAGCCacgctcggcaacgatgactcaTGGTAGTGTGTACTCTACCGCGTTGCGTGGGTGGGCTAACCTTTCGCGGTGTTTGGCACCACGCTTGGTTACCTTTGCTTGTATATAAACTTCATTCGTCTTAATTGAAAGGaagagctcctgccattgtttcaaaaaaaaaaaaagaggaactGACCATGCGATATGTCCCTTACTTATCTAGTTGTGATAAAAATGGGATACATCCATTTTGAGTAAAAGGTGGCATTCTCTCAAAAGAATTGTCATGTTATATGCCATCTTAAGCCGAAACTGCAGCGATTGCTTAACGTTTACCATCCATGTGTCTTCTTACTCTTAGCATTTACATATACTGTTAGCATGCCATATGATGTATGCACATACTGATATGCCTAATGTTGGGGAAAAAAATCCGGTGAAAACAAATGCTTAACATTTTCAATTAGAAAAAGAAATTGGTTAACATTAATTGcataataataatatttttttaggaAAAAGAATCAAACTGTTAAGCTATGAAGGAACCAGTCATGTGATATGTTGGCTAGTTATCTATCTGTGTTGAAAATGGGTATACCAATTTTGAGTAATAGGCGGCATATAAAGAATTGTCATGTGATGTTCCATCTTGAAAGCTGAAACCACAGTTATAGCTCCCTTTATTTTTTTAGTTTGCGTAGTTTTAGAGAGCTTTGCCTATTTGTTACTTGGTACTCGAACATTTGAGCCAAAACTTTCCTTGACATATGTGTTTTGTGATAGTTTTCCTACCACTAATTCCACAATGGAGCTAACATTGTGAGTATGTTCTGCAGGACAGAGTGGAAAGCTAGAATGTTTGTCTGTGAAGGCGACAATAAACAAACACCTTGTGATTTGCTGCCATGCTGAAAGCCCTGCTTCCATGGAAGACTTCCTATTATGGAAATTTGAGAACCAAGTGGAGACACTGCCCACAAAGGACACTGCTCTTGCCTTTTCTGGACAGAAACTTATTCAAGTTGAAGAGCCAGATGCTCAAGTTGACCTTGTCTTAAATTCTGCTGGCCCTGCTTTAGTTGGAGAGTTATTTACTGTACCAGTGACCATAGAGTCAAAAGGGCATGCAGTCCATTCTGGTGAGCTGAAAATTAACCTCGTTGATGCCAGAGGTGGTGGTCTGTTGTTGAGTCCGAGGGAAGCAGAAGACTCTGAAAGTCATCATGTTGAACTTCTTGGTGTCTCAACTGTGTCCGAGGATAAAGAGTCAAAGGAAGAGGCTGATAGCATAAGAAAGATCCAGTATTCATTTGGGGTTGTATCTGTTCCCACATTGAGTGTGGGTGATTCCTGGTCATGCAAATTAGAAATCAAATGGCATCGAGCAAAATCAGTCATGCTTTATGTTTCACTTGGTTACTCCCTaggctcaagtgaagaagaagcatTGCACCGGCTTAACATACATAGAAGCTTGCAAATTGAAGGGCAGATCCCCTTATTAGTTAGTCACCAGTTTTTGAGACCATTTAGGCGAGAACCGTTGTTGCTATCAGGGATCAGGTCCTTAGGAAGTGATGATAAAAAATGTTCTCTTGCTATGAATGAGTCTAACATGCTTATTGTGACTGCTAGAAACTGCACTGATGTGCCTTTGTGTTTGCATTCAATGACCATTCAACCTGATGGTGATGGAGAGCAGCTCTGTTCAGTGCAACAGATCAGTGGAATTTCCAATGGTCATGGAGTTGTTGCTCCTAGTGAGGAATACAAAGGAATATTTTCGGTCAATCCACGGGCTATCAGTACAAACTTCAATCTAGGTGAAATTTGCCTGAATTGGTCAAGAGATTCAAGCCTTGGTGAGGATCAAGATAGGCTTATTATTATGAAAGAACAATTACCTGAGGTCAGCATTGAGGAGCCGCCGCTTGTTGTGGGCATGGAGTGCCCTCCCTATGCAATCCTTGGAATCCCTTTCACTATCTATGTGAAGATTCACAACTCAACGTCTTTGCTTCAGGAAATCAAGTACTCCCTTGTTGATTCCCAGAATTTCGTTTTTTCTGGTGCTCACAATCATGCTGCTTTCATTCTGCCGAAATTAGAGCACACTGTTAGTCATAAGCTTGTACCGCTTGGTTCCGGCTCTCAACAGTTGCCAAAGATCACAGTGTCTTCGGTGCGGTATTCTGCTGCATTGACTCCTTCAGCCTCAGCAGCGACTGTCTTTGTGTATCCCAGTGAGCCTAAATTCAACTTGGAAACTAGCCATTCAACATCCGATGAGATCGTGAGTTGAGACCTGAGCAACCCTAATTCTCCCCTCTCCTGACACTTGGCTCGGCCCAGGCTGCATGCGAGGTGAAGTATGCTACTGGAAAGACCATCAGTTTGATCTTTCATGTTGATGTTGAAGAGACGAATCAGATTCCTGTCGGCAAGAAGGGATTGTTGCCGTGCAAAAGTTTTGGCATTATTATTTTTCGAGGT is from Miscanthus floridulus cultivar M001 chromosome 7, ASM1932011v1, whole genome shotgun sequence and encodes:
- the LOC136467611 gene encoding uncharacterized protein; protein product: MEDYPEELRTPPVSLVSIVGCPELHPSISAALSSQQPPMNTLALPDFAKASILARSGKPRGPLAPPQPPAGILKKDWLLKHRTRVPVAVAALFRADQVSGDPAQWLQACSDLENLKSAIQGKNTKLVVVLVQDQASDELSEDVTVALRKRAEIDSKHLVVLVEHDESEWNRSLNKLKNVFAELCAAFYKEEGRRIKARIEKTNFASVELSIRYCFKVAIYAEFRRDWPEALKFYKEGVRVLREMIGTSTRLPPTQRLVEIKAVAEQFHFKISTLLLHAGKVVEAITWFCKHIRSYERVVGTPEVAFLHWEWFSRQFLVFGELIETTCTTIPDTLSPRFGTADNALTEWEFQPAYYYQLAATYLREKRYAIECSSSMANLTTEANGVPESVMPSVYVGQYVRLFEQGDTVSVLPLSDTEYTSYALSEAERFQDSYEIIALFRKAYESFQSLGATRMASACSGGMAIEYYAAGDFSNAKQLFDSVAGLYRQEGWTTLLWENLGYLRECSMKLNSPKGFISYSLEMAALPLFSGSGEENREKKIKSGPAGSPTISRRENIQQEVINVLERKQSSEGTDDGFNNAMEEVTHLDIDQISPLRMVLTASVAFHDQSVKPGSPLLVSVSLLSHLPSPVVVDQLEVQFNQSDCNFVIHSTREDSPPSDSNLHDQVVQDTSLTLFTNRWMRLTHEVKSGQSGKLECLSVKATINKHLVICCHAESPASMEDFLLWKFENQVETLPTKDTALAFSGQKLIQVEEPDAQVDLVLNSAGPALVGELFTVPVTIESKGHAVHSGELKINLVDARGGGLLLSPREAEDSESHHVELLGVSTVSEDKESKEEADSIRKIQYSFGVVSVPTLSVGDSWSCKLEIKWHRAKSVMLYVSLGYSLGSSEEEALHRLNIHRSLQIEGQIPLLVSHQFLRPFRREPLLLSGIRSLGSDDKKCSLAMNESNMLIVTARNCTDVPLCLHSMTIQPDGDGEQLCSVQQISGISNGHGVVAPSEEYKGIFSVNPRAISTNFNLGEICLNWSRDSSLGEDQDRLIIMKEQLPEVSIEEPPLVVGMECPPYAILGIPFTIYVKIHNSTSLLQEIKYSLVDSQNFVFSGAHNHAAFILPKLEHTVSHKLVPLGSGSQQLPKITVSSVRYSAALTPSASAATVFVYPSEPKFNLETSHSTSDEIVS